A genomic region of Arcobacter sp. LA11 contains the following coding sequences:
- the accB gene encoding acetyl-CoA carboxylase biotin carboxyl carrier protein, which translates to MDFKEIKELIRVFDKSELNKLKVKDGDFEISMQTGFEGGTVVSTATPVAAPVAAPAVAAPVAVAPASVETSAPVSGDTINSPMVGTYYASPSPESPAFVKAGDTVKKGQTLCILEAMKIMNEVEADFDCKIVKVLVEDGNPVEYDMPLFVVEKQ; encoded by the coding sequence ATGGATTTTAAAGAGATAAAAGAATTAATAAGAGTATTTGATAAAAGTGAATTAAATAAATTAAAAGTAAAAGATGGAGATTTTGAAATTTCTATGCAAACTGGATTTGAAGGTGGTACTGTTGTATCTACTGCCACTCCTGTTGCTGCGCCTGTAGCAGCACCTGCTGTTGCTGCACCAGTCGCTGTAGCACCTGCTTCAGTTGAGACTTCAGCTCCTGTAAGTGGAGATACAATTAACTCTCCAATGGTAGGTACTTATTATGCTTCACCATCTCCTGAATCTCCTGCATTTGTAAAAGCTGGTGATACTGTTAAGAAGGGACAAACTTTATGTATCTTAGAAGCAATGAAAATTATGAATGAAGTTGAAGCTGACTTTGATTGTAAAATTGTAAAAGTTTTAGTTGAGGATGGTAACCCTGTAGAATATGATATGCCACTTTTCGTTGTAGAAAAACAATAA